Proteins encoded by one window of Companilactobacillus ginsenosidimutans:
- a CDS encoding DUF4430 domain-containing protein has translation MKKLATLFAAILMLIGIAAPATVQAKSSNNSIKVTYVLKKNKKQIAKKTVKLKKNQSVMKGLKKAWKVDEKGGFVSGIDGHKQNDKKSMYWTYTVNGKDVNVTANKKKLHDKDKVQFKLSKYVAK, from the coding sequence ATGAAAAAACTAGCTACTTTATTTGCCGCAATTTTGATGCTTATCGGAATTGCCGCACCTGCCACAGTTCAAGCAAAGAGTTCAAACAACAGCATTAAGGTGACTTACGTGTTGAAGAAGAACAAGAAACAAATTGCTAAGAAAACTGTTAAGCTTAAGAAAAACCAATCAGTTATGAAAGGTTTGAAAAAAGCCTGGAAAGTCGATGAAAAAGGCGGATTCGTCTCAGGAATCGATGGACACAAACAAAACGATAAAAAGAGTATGTATTGGACTTACACCGTTAACGGAAAAGACGTTAATGTAACTGCCAATAAGAAGAAATTACATGACAAAGATAAGGTTCAATTCAAACTATCTAAATATGTAGCTAAATAA
- a CDS encoding BMC domain-containing protein — protein MNDEKFPERIIQEYVPGKQITLAHIIANPNQDLYEKLGVLDTTDPIGIITLTPAESTIIAGDIAIKSGDVKVAFLDRFSGSLFLVGRIDDLQTSLQSVLDYFENRLKFSVTMITRS, from the coding sequence ATGAATGATGAAAAATTTCCCGAAAGAATAATCCAAGAATATGTCCCTGGTAAACAGATTACTTTGGCACATATCATTGCAAATCCTAATCAGGATCTATACGAAAAATTAGGTGTGCTCGATACAACCGACCCTATTGGGATTATCACATTAACTCCTGCTGAATCAACCATAATTGCCGGGGATATTGCAATTAAATCCGGTGACGTTAAAGTCGCTTTTTTGGATAGATTCAGTGGTTCATTATTCCTTGTGGGCAGAATTGACGACTTGCAAACTTCCCTGCAAAGTGTCCTCGATTATTTTGAAAATCGACTGAAATTTAGTGTTACAATGATTACCAGAAGTTAG